A DNA window from Carnobacterium funditum DSM 5970 contains the following coding sequences:
- a CDS encoding uracil-DNA glycosylase family protein, whose product MLVGEAPGEVESLNGIPFTGRAGKEWIKFFEFLEMPREKVVITSIFRSRPFYEREKLDKKTGERFIRKCNQTPT is encoded by the coding sequence ATGCTGGTTGGAGAGGCTCCTGGAGAAGTGGAATCGCTAAATGGCATACCGTTCACTGGCCGAGCTGGAAAAGAATGGATAAAATTTTTTGAGTTTTTAGAGATGCCACGAGAAAAAGTAGTCATCACGAGCATCTTTAGAAGTAGGCCGTTTTATGAAAGGGAAAAATTAGATAAGAAAACTGGTGAACGTTTTATCCGTAAGTGCAATCAGACACCTACCTAG
- a CDS encoding ribonuclease HI family protein, with protein MLRMYTDASTKSNPGPSGVGIIIIGNELHIQLSFPLEDELSNHQAEFEAISSGLNYLIENQLTNHTLVIYSDSKIVVSAIERNYVKNNLFNIYLSFINEQLKSFPSFIIQWIPESQNKEADHFARQALNKRLKILLNKQKNEKD; from the coding sequence ATGTTGAGAATGTACACTGACGCATCAACTAAATCAAATCCTGGGCCTAGCGGAGTTGGTATTATTATCATTGGAAACGAACTACATATCCAGTTATCCTTCCCCCTTGAAGATGAGTTAAGCAATCATCAAGCAGAATTTGAAGCTATTTCGTCTGGTTTGAATTATCTTATTGAAAATCAATTAACGAATCATACATTAGTCATCTACTCAGATAGTAAAATTGTTGTTTCTGCCATCGAGCGCAATTATGTGAAAAATAATCTGTTTAATATATATTTGTCTTTTATTAATGAACAATTAAAATCATTTCCGTCCTTTATTATTCAGTGGATTCCAGAATCGCAAAACAAAGAAGCTGATCACTTTGCTCGCCAAGCCTTAAACAAAAGATTAAAAATACTACTTAACAAACAAAAAAACGAAAAAGATTAA
- a CDS encoding EbsA family protein, with translation MKKVKTVSKIRLSLEPAFQIIYWSICWLTLFLSLILILENQHPVFSFVIGSFWFVLLYFGFGSTATFSEDKLDIRYFRGIKNKSYPLLSTFTKLSFSEHRLIKLEGKNVKEPLILYLNKKNKKVFITFIQQSIPEIKIEEVNDSRKNELNQE, from the coding sequence ATGAAAAAAGTGAAAACTGTATCAAAAATCCGGCTTTCTTTAGAACCGGCGTTTCAAATAATATATTGGTCCATTTGTTGGCTTACTCTTTTTTTAAGTCTGATTCTTATTTTGGAAAATCAACACCCGGTCTTTAGTTTTGTTATAGGGAGTTTTTGGTTTGTGCTTTTATACTTTGGATTTGGCTCTACTGCAACATTTTCAGAAGATAAATTAGATATTCGTTATTTTAGAGGGATAAAAAATAAAAGCTATCCACTATTATCAACCTTTACTAAGCTGTCTTTTTCAGAACATCGACTGATTAAACTAGAAGGAAAAAATGTCAAAGAACCACTGATACTCTATTTAAACAAAAAAAACAAGAAAGTTTTCATAACTTTTATTCAACAATCTATTCCAGAAATTAAGATAGAAGAAGTCAATGATAGTAGAAAAAATGAACTAAACCAAGAATAG
- a CDS encoding cold-shock protein has product MEKGIVKWFSNEKGYGFIEYNDQDDVFVHFTGIEGDSFKTLSEGQHVSFRIVEGTRGPQATSVVVEELL; this is encoded by the coding sequence ATGGAAAAAGGAATTGTTAAGTGGTTTAGCAACGAAAAAGGCTATGGCTTTATCGAGTACAATGACCAAGATGATGTTTTTGTTCATTTTACTGGAATTGAAGGAGACAGTTTTAAAACTTTATCCGAAGGCCAACATGTTTCATTTAGAATCGTTGAAGGTACTAGAGGCCCTCAGGCTACAAGTGTTGTCGTTGAAGAACTTCTTTAA
- a CDS encoding ABC-F family ATP-binding cassette domain-containing protein: MKEMKVINLTKTYGEKTLFDDISFSIQTGERVGLIGVNGTGKSNLLNVITGKDSGEKGEIQTPKGYTMGYLLQEQEFDEELTVFDTIFEGDTPILIALRNYEKALENLILDPMNEKYQNAYSNAEQGMNDHDAWLAETNAKTILSKLGVIDLEQSIATLSGGQRKRVGLAQVLIQEPDLLVLDEPTNHLDFKTITWLENYLSSYRGALLLVTHDRYFLDRIANRMIELSHGKAIMYSGNYESYIIARAERQEASIRADHKRKQLYTKELAWMRTGAKARSTKQQARINRFSDLEENLHQSNVDDSVEMNLEGSRIGKRVFDLKDASLTFVGHPIIENFNLLIQAKDRIGISGKNGAGKSTLLNVLAGRIKLDSGELVVGETVKVAYYTQMTEEMDPKKRVISFLQEVGEEVETTNGERISVTNLLEQFLFEKSSHGTLIGKLSGGEKRRLYLLKLLMQKPNVLLMDEPTNDLDIATLTVLEDYIETFPGAVISVSHDRYFLDKTTEKLLIFEGEGKVIPYFGNITDYIAEEEDEKIEYQEKKSSEKTINKDGDSSSKTIEKEDTKEKLTYLERKEWDNMEQDLLGLDAEIMRIQKEMSENGSNSALLQELQEKLSTLEKTVEEKMTRWEYLSQFENN; the protein is encoded by the coding sequence ATGAAAGAAATGAAAGTAATCAATTTAACGAAAACTTATGGAGAAAAAACTTTATTTGACGACATTAGCTTCTCAATTCAAACAGGAGAACGAGTTGGTTTAATTGGTGTAAATGGTACCGGTAAAAGCAACTTATTAAATGTTATCACAGGTAAAGATAGTGGTGAAAAAGGTGAAATTCAAACACCTAAAGGCTATACGATGGGGTATTTATTGCAAGAACAAGAGTTTGACGAAGAACTGACTGTTTTTGACACCATCTTTGAAGGCGATACTCCTATTTTAATTGCTTTAAGAAATTATGAGAAAGCACTTGAAAATTTAATTTTAGATCCAATGAATGAAAAGTATCAAAATGCTTACTCTAACGCAGAGCAAGGCATGAATGACCACGATGCTTGGTTAGCTGAAACGAATGCAAAGACTATCTTAAGTAAGTTAGGCGTTATTGATTTAGAGCAATCCATTGCTACATTATCTGGAGGACAAAGAAAACGAGTTGGACTAGCTCAAGTATTAATACAAGAGCCTGATTTACTAGTGTTAGATGAGCCAACAAACCACTTAGATTTTAAAACAATTACGTGGTTAGAAAATTATTTGAGTTCCTATCGAGGTGCATTATTATTAGTAACGCATGACCGTTATTTCTTAGACAGAATTGCAAATCGAATGATTGAATTGTCTCATGGGAAAGCGATTATGTACTCTGGTAACTATGAAAGTTACATTATAGCTAGAGCAGAACGTCAAGAAGCTTCCATTCGTGCAGATCATAAGAGAAAACAACTTTATACAAAAGAATTGGCATGGATGCGAACTGGAGCAAAAGCTCGTTCAACCAAACAACAAGCTCGAATTAATCGCTTCTCTGATTTAGAAGAAAATCTTCATCAATCAAATGTAGATGATTCAGTTGAAATGAATCTAGAAGGATCGCGCATTGGGAAACGTGTTTTTGATTTAAAAGATGCCTCATTAACTTTTGTGGGCCATCCTATCATCGAAAATTTTAATTTATTGATTCAAGCAAAAGACAGAATTGGTATTAGTGGTAAAAATGGTGCTGGAAAATCAACTCTATTAAATGTACTCGCTGGAAGAATAAAATTAGATTCAGGAGAACTTGTAGTTGGTGAAACAGTTAAAGTTGCTTACTACACACAAATGACTGAAGAAATGGATCCTAAAAAACGAGTCATTTCATTTTTACAAGAAGTAGGCGAAGAAGTAGAAACAACTAATGGAGAACGCATTAGTGTGACCAATTTATTAGAACAGTTTCTATTTGAGAAATCGAGTCATGGTACGTTAATAGGAAAATTATCCGGTGGAGAAAAAAGAAGATTGTATTTATTGAAATTATTAATGCAAAAACCAAATGTCTTATTAATGGATGAACCAACGAATGACTTAGACATTGCAACGCTAACGGTCTTAGAAGATTATATTGAGACCTTTCCTGGTGCTGTTATTTCTGTATCGCATGACCGTTACTTCCTTGATAAGACGACAGAAAAATTGTTAATCTTTGAAGGAGAAGGTAAAGTTATTCCTTACTTTGGAAATATTACGGATTATATAGCGGAAGAAGAAGATGAGAAGATAGAATACCAAGAAAAAAAATCTTCTGAAAAAACGATTAATAAAGATGGGGATTCTTCTTCAAAAACTATAGAAAAAGAAGATACAAAAGAAAAATTAACTTATTTAGAGCGCAAAGAATGGGATAACATGGAACAAGATTTACTTGGTTTAGACGCTGAAATTATGCGAATTCAAAAAGAAATGAGCGAAAATGGCAGTAACTCCGCTTTATTGCAAGAACTACAAGAAAAACTTTCCACCCTTGAAAAAACGGTCGAAGAGAAAATGACAAGATGGGAATACCTAAGTCAGTTTGAAAACAACTAA